A window of Branchiostoma floridae strain S238N-H82 chromosome 9, Bfl_VNyyK, whole genome shotgun sequence genomic DNA:
TCCAAAAGTCCCTTTTCTCCTGTTTTCAAACACATTTTCACTCCACACATTCATTGTCCATGTTCCTTACATTCTGTATGTTTGAAACTCTCTGAGCATCAAGCAGTTCACCTCTCTAAAGCTCCTGTCTTGTCTCTGTTTTTTCCCCTCTAGCTAAACCTAGAGCTTCCTTCCAGCAGATGATGGACCAGTTGTCCCAGGGGGAGGCCAAGTGCCAGGCCATGAATGGCAAACTCAATGGTTTCCACCTTATTTTTACCTCTCATCTTCCCTAGGCTTACTACCCTGTTTCTGTAATGCACGTATTCCTTACAAGATCACCTCGTGGTTGCTGGCTTCTATAAAACACACACAGCTGCAATTCAGTATGATCAGGGGTGGATAAGCATTTGCGCAAGTTTTATGAAAAACGCATGCAAAATCGTATGATTATGAATCtcatcaaaatgtacaaatcatTAATCTGTTTGTATATGAAATTTTTTATTATCATGACTTATGGATGTTATCAAAATACTAGAGTACAGAAACATCTATGCAGAATCATTGATTGAATGTATCTTATCAAAATGCATAATGCCAAAAGTATGGAATGTTATCAAAACGCACAAatcactagtacatgtatatggaaacaTAAAAATCTTACTGAAATGTACAAATCTCTGTCGTAAACAAACTCGAAAGGATTTTCTAAAATCTGTGCGAATGCTTAGTCACTTCGGATAAAACTTAGCTTGTATACTGCCTTGTAGTACTACCTTGTTCCAAGACAATATTTAGATGCATTATAATATTTACGACTGTCCAACTGCAGGCTTCGTCAGAATTCTCCAACTCAGAATTCAAATGACCACTTCCCTACTAGTACATGCATGATGTACTATGCCACAGCCAGAAAGTGTAAATACATGCTGTAGTGATGATCTAAGACTATAGATACGTAGCATTAGTTGTACTACagtttgtagtagtagtagtcagtgttctcaccaggattttttcacagcgtcaggGCAGGggttcgggggccgccgaaggcccccggcggggtccaggggcagagccccggtggggggccccaggggggcgaagccccccggaagctcttgcattttaggctattcagaaggcttattgtatcagtttttaggggcatatctacgataattgtagcagtttgacataacgatactttgagtcaaagcatcaaagacaactaaaaactcataaacaacaaactttactcagctcaacagtactcataaatattgtccggtttgccaccaactttttctagataaacaactttgacagtctctgtttccatcatattttttttcatcgtaaacagaacaaaacacgcagaaacatGTGCTCGGCACGGGGAATCCCCGGCCGACTTTCAAGTTCGCGATCGGCGGACGAATAATGCGTTCACATACGAGGTGTcggacgtaaaaacaacaagaatacctttgcttccttttgatatgagttttgggcccgcaaaatctccaaaacggcagaaattttcggggtaaaatacggtaaaatttgctctaaaaatggcggtcgttgctgttgtttatcctaaaccaatgagatcgctagcttcccctgacgtcacagagacgcatcagatctcgcgagaattttttgcgagattttacgatgttttcgccgccattaccgctagctgcctgcatgcacgcacgatgttttcgtcatttctcaacgcaaatttctcgatctttggaaggttttagatgatttacaagtatactgcaacataaaagggaatgtatacaagtgctatttttgtgcaagtccaagaagcgtttcttgccgttccgattttaaccggacttgaaccgaaactttttacaagttttgtgccggttctctgtttacagtacagaacgcacgccgcgcaaggggcggtcctgggtgggggctgcgagatagcggtacgcggggtgctataaaacacctcccttcgagctgaaacttcctgaaacagcggaggcgcgtgcttggcacgtgctttcgcatttttactacggtatttttccagttttcccccatttttttgccgctacgctgggtgaaaatacagcgtagcgggctttttacagcgtcatttttccagcccacagcgtatcggcccgctatgctgaaaaggcctggtgagaacactgcagtagtagtagtaagcTTGTCCTGTCTTCTGTATCATCAGTGATATGTAGTTGTTAGtcagtagttgtagtagtagatGTAGTAGTAGCTAACTGTCCTATCTTCTGTCCTGTGCTGCATGTATATTTGTAGACACACAGAGTGAGCTGTGGAGAGCCTATCTTCCACTGCATGCAGGAAGTGATGCCGACACGCATGCCACTATCATCCCTGGTACTGTCTAGCACAAATATCCAACACACTTGCACATTCAGTAGACAATATACAATCTTGAACAGTTGCTTCTTGACTTTTAGGGTCACATTACTAAATGGGAACCACTTGGGAAGTACATGGAAAGGAAAAGAGGAATggaacacaaaaacacacaaaacctACAAAAATTGTCATTAAAACtctacaaaagaaatataatgaAGACCAGAAAGAACTGTTCTTCATATTTTTACTTGTTTGTGCAAGTGAAcgttggtacatacatgtacatgcatgttggATTGATGTgatcttttcttttgtttggcAAACCTAACCTATGCCTTCATATGGTCCGGTACTCAGGTAGGTTTATACTGTTGTGTCTCTTCTTGCTCAGTCAAGAATCATGATAAAATCTACTTAAGTTATAATAAGTTGTATGACAATAAGTGCTGTGATCATGAGTCGCTGCTGTTGCTTGCCTTTTCAGCTTAGAATCATTGTCTGCTTGGGTTAATGCATGGGATTTCAACTTTTCTCCCCACATGCTATTCTGACTGTCTGACCCCTTCAAATTTAATTTGTGAGTCTCTTTCCAGCTCGATGTTGGCTTTTTCCATCCATTTTGCCACATTGAATTtggaaataaagtttaaaaatcAAAACGAGACTGTGATGTGTATCACTGTCAATATTTTCAAGTTTCCGTTTAATCCGTACACAAAGAAGCAATCTCACCAACAAGATTTCGATCAGTTTCCTGACCGTTCTTGTCAGTTGATATAATCCGAAAGCCTATGTGagtatgcagggctcgaaattcatttttgggattaagtgcactggtgcacccagcttaaaaaattgggtgcaccaaaaaatgtttgggtgcaccacttaaatttcagtagaatgtcaaaaaaaactaataacaaaacttagttacaagctatcaaattcttaaacaaattagtaacatgacatttttatctttctaacacttagatgtcaagaatatgatgtatactagtatacttgatatcttaccatacataaacctaagaaaatatttgggtgcaccctgtgcacccactgaaaaaaattgggtgcacagttccaattttgggtgcacctgggtgcacatgcacccagtatttcgagccctggtatgtCATGTATCCGACCGTTTATTCCAACGCCTTTGTTGTGTATCCTGAATTGAGTTGTGCCATCAGCAAAAACTGAAAAAGGCCTGAccactggcggatccagaacTTTGCTTAGGGGGGTCTGCGGGCACGCAGCGtaagctgcgcggggggagagcacaaGAGGGGGGCCCCCCTctcattgggggggggggtatggggggcctctcccagaaaatttttaagatttagaggctctctggtgcattttagagccatctctgagcaaatttgagaagcGAACCAACACTGATTTTTCGTCCTTTTTGTGGCTGCCAAGTTCATGTTAGGGAATTTTTTTGGCAACTACGACTAAGGACAAATGAAACAAAGGCTAGCTCATCcttgatattcataaatgatgccactctacccaaacaatatcgcaaaattatttgtacctaGCTGCCGATGTGACTTGCGCCGCGAAGCCGCTCGCGCCGCGCCCATATATAAAACGCATAAAAAGTTTGTGGGGTCTGAGCGGCTTGCCGgaaactattttgaaagtatctTACGCAttttaatttgcatatatttcgGATCTTTTTGCTTCCGTAGTGGCAAGCGGTAATCGGGGAGAAATGATGACAAAGACGTCGGCACGATGCGACTATTATTTAAAATGTAGCGGGGAGGGGGGTGCCGGCGCGCGACGCCGATCAAAGTTTCCCACGGCGGGCTCGACCGGTCGCGCCTCTCTAGCCCATGGCGGACGAtagaaattatcatcatcagtttATTACAAATCATAAacttccgctgattttctggagctCTTACAAAATATTCCACGCTATTTCTATATCTTTGAGCGTCGATTTTTGGCTTACAGCGGCCTACCTGTGATTGAAAAATTGATGATGCGTGCCGCGCTCCGTCACCGGGCTTTTTTTCTACTgtaagtttacgtgactcgGGGACGTGCGCTGTCGAACGCAACGTACCGAAATATAAGTTCGAATTTACTAAAGGATACCAGTTAATAAATCTCTTTTGAAGTGAGAGCGGTTTTGTTAAGTTGTTATCGATTTGTTTGTGTCCTCCGCGTAGACCTCCGGTAGCACTGtgttttcatttgattttttttttgcgggCCGAAGGGGGAGGCCCTGCGCGCCTCCCCCTAAATCCGCGCGTGCTgactatatatacatgtatatgtttcagGTCAATTCAATTTGAGAAGGGTCAGTGCACTGACCGTAAACTTGTTGGTAAGAGTTTTTCTTTGCTCATGGAaagaatgtttaaaaaaaatcttcactGTCCTGATGGTCCCAGATGAAGTCCCATGTGAATACATGGCATGTGTTTGTGCAGAGATCGAGAGCCAGCTGGGTGCAGCTGAGCAGCGATGTAACCTGCTGGAGAAACAGCTGGACTACATGAGGAAGATGGTGCAGAATGCTGAGACTGAGAGGAACAGGGCCATGGAGAGGCAGGTCGCACTGGAGAGGGAGAGGGACACCTACACAAGGTGGGTACTGCAGAGCAAAGGCCAAGAAAATTATGTAGGCATGCACCAAGGGTCCATTTTGAATGCCCTCAGCTGCAGTATACTTGTACTACTAAGTTGTAGAGTCCCATCTCTGGGGAAAATGTACGAGCAGGTGAAATCTTTTATTATTATTCAGAGACAGTACAGACTTTGGTAAAAAAATAAGGATTTGGTATAAAAGAAAGATTTTGAGGCTGTAAGAACCCCTAGTTTGAAATGGTTAATCCCTATTTATAAGTATAACCTGTACTTATGTATGCCAtctctttcaaaatggcggTATCATTTTGAAACTAATAAAATTTGCCCACCATTTGACATAAATTTCCATAATTAACCAGAGATGAATCTCAATAAAAAAAGGTCCTCTAGATTCCCATTGCACCATTGATCCATCTTGCTTTTATACGTGTAACTATTAATGAGCATGTCTTATTTCATTTTGGTACATGTGTAAGCCAATCAGCACCTAGATTTCAAATGTCCAATCTggtggacatacatgtacaggccaacacattttttaatgtttagCAAGAGAAAGATGGTTTCTAAGTGTTTTCGGACAGTATTTGCTGGTGCCGGCATGATCACCCAATACCCACAGATCATATGGATCGAGATGAGGTAGAACTTCTGATTCTACCAGAACAGATGATAGTGGAAAGAGCTGCTAACACTGTGTAAATTTCTAGGACTCATGTTTTGATCTGCATAGAACAATGTCATTTGACTGTTTGATTAGAATGACTCTGACCCTActgtacaacttacaagtgtAAAATCTGTGCTAAGTAAGAACTGTTACACCTCCATACTGTACTACTTTCTGTTGTATGTTAACCCATCTTCCCTTCCTCTATATTAGAGATGAGAGAACATCAGTACCAGACTCCTCCCCAGCTCACAGGTGCATGTTACTGACTTCTGTATCTGAACTGTATCTGTTTGGGATTTTTTACCTTCTATTAACAGTATTTATCTTTCTAAAGAACTTCAAGAATACACATCAATATGTAAGTAGTTCTCTGTACCCTCCTTATCCTTATCCTTTTCATTTTGAGATTCCAAGTCCAGTTtcaaacatgtactagtacatatacATTGTTTGGTGTAGGTTGGATTAGTTGTATTTAAGGGGGGTTAAGGAAGCCATTTACGAGCGCATTTATCGTCCATCTCTCAATCGAAAGGGGGGGCTGAGAACTGACCTTTCCAGTGCTTGGAATGatgttttaaagtaaatgatggttttattgatatatagacacttattatcattatatcccttgttagcctttcttattttgctagaatgtatctaagaacctttgtcagttacctttttgtttatttagaacactgtttagaacacctctgtagttacctaccatgtttactttagaacaccttagccgttacctttttatttagaacgtaagaagtattctttattcctcagtgttgtaaacttttatttttatttcactgaagaagaacgacggaggtcgtttgaaacgtctgaagtaaatttgatttatccagaagtagagattcaactttcatcttttcattatattcctggatgtataatcttcacaaacgtaagTGTTACATGTAGTCTCTAAATGTTAGGTCTTCATTATTCATGTCATTTGCCAACCTGAAGATGAACCTTCATGTTAACATGTTGTTGTGTTTAACTCTGATAGACGAGAAGCTCTGGGCAAAGCAGACAAACTTGCCGACCTGGAAAGAGAGCAGCAGAAGTTGGTAGCCATGCAGACATTAGCTGAGGTTTGTAGAATTGTGATATCGGGGAAAtttgtggggtcgtgtggcgtgACTGCAGGTTGTTTGGCCaagaatctagaggtcctgtgACAGTCATACTACCGATCTTGTGGCCATGAGGATATTTATTAGCCTGGGTATTATCCgtatagtagttcgctcctatgttcgcttctgctatctgtctggagacttgcgcattcaaaccgtttggtggtaatgtcagttaatgagcaaatgtaggaatgggttctagagcgttCAATAACAACAGGCCTCCCATGAGCGGGCGGAGGGCTTGTTACACCGGTTCAAACGGTTCATAATTCATTCAAATTCATTcaaacccattccataattcgctcatgtagggaccaatcagcgcttgcgtccaaaatttggaagATTCCAGACGTTTAGATGGTCCATGTttccagacggaaacacagataagctactgtatatagtgtataatattTGTCAGAGCTGGCAGCgactatatatagtatataatgaatgccggagtgaactactttccggatcagggctcgaaattcatttttggcattaggtgcactggtgcacccagcttaaagaattgggtgcaccaaaaaatgtttgggtgcaccactcaaatttaagtaataacctactaataaaacttagttacaagctatcaaattcttaaacaagtaccatgacagacatttttattatctttctaacacttagatctcATCATGTCAACAAtctgatgtatactagtatactttgatatcttaacatacataaacgtaagaaaatatttgggtgcatccacagaaaataattgggtgcacagctctaattttcggtgcacctgggtgcacatgcacccagtatttcgagccctgcggatggtacccaggctagatatTTATTGCTCTTCTCCTTACTGCTTACTTTATGGCTCTTCTCCTATTGCAGAATAAAATCAAGGAGTTACAGGAGAGATTAAAAGAGGAGCAGCACCAGAGAAAGCTGGTACAACAACGAACAAACGAGGTGAGTTCTTAGGTCAGCACAACTCCatgaagatgtgaaagagcaaaaaatgaagaatctattattAGTGTGTTTAGTGATTTgttaaaccttcctgaccaGTTTGATTTCCTAAGACAACTTTTGCTTGgtccaacttttttttattcccatgcatgtcatccatattgaATTAGTATGGCCTAATCATAACCAGGACTGTCTTCAGGACCAGTCAAGACGGAAATTTGCTAGTTTGGaccgaaaataattttaccccatctgtcccaaaatgacacgaaactgttgaaaatatactttcgtaagcttaaaatgacatatctatcaacaacatgggctccaaaacaatgagagggacagaaaaaaaattaagctggagacagccctggttatAACATAAATTTGGCTGGTGTTTGCTCAGTTTTTTTTGGTTGACATGTGACCGCATTGGCATGTGACTGAGTTGTGTGCAGTAGGTAATGCCAGCATGTGCCTGTGCCTGTTCCAGCTGCAAACACAAGCTGAGACTAACAGAATATTGTTAGAGGCTGCTTCTCCACAATCTTCACCCAAacccaagaagaagaaagtgaagaaaaagGTGAGTTACTAAACCCTAGTCTACATTCAATTTGTGATTTTCTTGTGTTGGACCATAAGGCACAAAACTTGTGCCTGCCTGCTCACTCTTTATTTTCTTATCAGTCCAAAAGCCAATCCACCCCTTATAATACATAGTCAGATGTGTGGATGTATCAACTGTCAATATTCATAGACTAAATCTTCAAAATTGACTTTTACTTCTAATCCAAGTAAGTGCTAATCTGTTTTGTGGCAGGAGCTGATGGTTGTTATTCTAAATCTTGCATCACTTTGCAGTGCTGACATGCATGTGCTTATCAGAGAACAGAACAATTCTGTATCCTCACTAACCCTTAGGCTTAAGTTCCAAATCAACAGTTGCAAATATCAGTCCACTGTAAGAGACTTAAGTTTATCACTGGTCCTGTGTTGTACAGAAAGCATCCAAACAACAGTGTTCCAGCAGACCCCGGACCCAGCCAGGCACACACTACAGACTGAACCTCGGGGACATACCATTTGTAGCAGGAAAGGTGAGCATCTCATTAAGTTATTGCAAACAACATAGACAGCAAATGgtatatggtagcgtggtgagattcatggatcaaaagcgacctCTAGCAGTTCATTGAATAACTGCAGCATAATAGTAGCTATTGATTGTGCTTGTATTACAGCGCCAGTTTCTCTAGCCATGGTTGTTTTTTGCGCAAAGGATGATCCATGTGTGTGGAATTTTCCCCCCAATAGACTATTTTGAACCACACAGACTTAATCGTGATACTGATAGAGAAGATTTTGCTCACAAAGGGTTGGCACACTCCATTAACAAAGGAACGCGTTCGAAAGACATTTCCCAAACCTGtaagaaatatacatatattaagTGGATGGGCACGAGTGGAGGAAGGTTGTAATTGACTTGGTTCAGGGAAAGTCGAACACAATTTCTACAGGGTATTATTTGCCGACATTTGTGATGACAAACGTATAGATTAAGTTTGTGAGCAAAATCCCCCCCAATGACGAAAGCAATTTGTGTGGTTTAAACTCGTCTCTTTCTAGCATGTCTAGTTTGTTTTGATGCCATTATTTGTTTGTGCATGTCAGCATGAGCAAATGACAACTTAATCTTTTAAAATGCTTGAATTACAACTGTTTAAATGCTTGAATTACACTTGCTTAACAAGATTGAAAATCTTAGTTCAATTGAAATGATGTGAAACTACTGATACAACTTAATGCCTTCAGCATTAAAAGAAGCCCAACCCAAACCATCCACTGATCATTGCTATTTGTCTGTCCccacccacccccctcccccctgacAACTGCTGTGTGATTTCTGCTTCTCTGACTTGCTGTTTTCCGGCTGGTTTGTCAGTCCACCACCCCTAGTCATTCATTAGGTGCTAATGTACAGCGGGTTATCGCCCTCATGAAACGTCACAATCCCGCACTGTGCAATGACCAGATGGCCAATCGGAAGACAGCGCGGAGGCTGCTGCCGTCGTCAGGGGACTCGTCCACGGCCAGCGCGTCGGAGAGCGAGTTGTCGGACTTGTTGCAGGGACTTCAGGATGAGTTCGGCCAAATGAGCTTGTAAGTTTACTTCTTGTTGGAGTTGAGCTCAAATACCTTGACATGTAGCCTAGCAATTAACTGGTTCTGATCTGGTAACTGGGAgaaatcctgggaagggcatctcagCTGGGGCTGCACTATCTCCCCATTGTGCACTGAGCTTAAAGTGAACATTCAAAcaaacatgatgaaaaaaagACACTATTAGTATTACGCCATTGCACCAGCCAGTTCCTGCAGGGCTCATGTAAAATGTAGGGGATAGGTGGACCCATAGAACGTGTTGATAAAATAACCAAACCAATGTGAAATGGTGTTCGAGCAAGTGCCTCAAGTACAGTAAAGGAGAAGTGCTTGTAATCCCTTactgtacagaaaaaaacagctgccaaggaaacttgctgccgtacatgtacatgtatgtgtcactAGACACTATATTACATCAAGGATCTTAATGTTGCCTGTATTGTGTGTTACAACTCCCAGCGAGCACCAGGACCTGACCCAGCAGATCCGAGAGGCGGAGGACACGTTAGGGAGGGAGGATCTGGAGAGGGAACTGGAGCAGCTGGTCAAGAGGATGGAGGCCAAAGGGGAACAAATCGCAAAACTCAGGAAACACAAGATGCAGGTGGGGAAAACTCAGCTATTTTTCTGCAGGGACTTGATTTTGCACCAGAAGGGTTTTGCCATGTTTTGAAACTTTGTGTTTCAAACAATTATGTCATGAATTTTGCactgaaaaagaaaaaggaaatacCAAATCACAGTGAGCGTATTATATTTACAGGATGCTTTATAAAACTACAGAGTTATTTCTGGATTAACACTTTTCGTTTATGATATGATACTAGTGcataatacaaaacataatgcATTAAAAAGTACTCATGGGGAATATGTAACaatatacttgaatgtaagttcatctgcgacggtaggctttgggtcatttcaacttgataagaatcagaggactgatcgaaagcttgttggtaagcgctttattttgcgtacggatatacatgtatggttctcaaaattgtaacataatgtaacAATATAATATTGTTTTCGCAATAATTGCACAATTACCACaatgatgaaatacatgtatgactatATTTCATGTAACAGCcaaaacattgtatattttgcagGTTTAGGTACAAAGTTTATTACACTTGTTCAGGCATttgaaaaaacgtttttttgtaTCTGTGTATAATAAGATTATCTTTTAAATTTCAATTGTCCTCCagctaaaaaaacacaagcCTAGGCCGCGATCCGCCGACGTGAAGTCCGTCGCCATCCCATTGTCGGAGCAGGCCAGCGAGGTGCAGGTGGTAACCACGGTTACAACGAAAGGCGGCGGCGCGGCCCCCATCAGGGTGGTCCGTAACCCCGGGCAGGTGGAGGTGAAGAGGAGGATGTTGAAGGACATGCAGACGTTACAGACTTCCCTGAGGAGGGACGACCTGTACTGGGACTGCTGATCCCGGGACTGAGATCCTGAATAGTGTCCTGGGAACAAGGGGTgtctaagcatttgcacaaattcTAAGGAAATCGTACagagaactactgtaaatgcattttcatttgcagggatttaattttgctcaagcaggaaaaaggactatatattcgcggtggttttaagttcatggtagcaccatgcactgtagtctcttactaccatggaaaaatgttcgcggtggttttaagtttataaccgcgaacataaaaccactgcgaacatttacatttacagtatttgactcttacaaaattgttcttttttccctaactggggctcagagacttTTTATGGTGATTTCATGTTAATTTTGTGTGTCAAAGCAGCCATCCTCTAtcctgttatcctgcctggcttgcacttATTAAATACAGGTCCAGTACGATACACCAGGGTTTCGGTGTTTTtgacctgtacctaattgattgtaccggtactgtatcggtaTAGTGTACCGTACACAGCTCGACAAACCGGCCAACCATTGCCTGAGTCATAAAACAAAGTGGGATGTTCAAGAAGGTGACGTTGATCTGCGCAATGGCAGACAAACTGAAATAAAGAGTTGCTAACGACCTATTGAATATGTCTATATACTGGTATACGCTTGTTTACTGCTTTCAAGTCAAAGTAAGtaagaaaacatacattttactTTTTCCCAGCTCAGCAGTTGGCCAGCTTAAAAGAGTATGTTTTTCGTCATTGTATGTTTGCATTGTGATTTGTGCATTTTGTCATAAAGTTTGTGCGAATGTTTAGGCAACCCTGGGGAACGAGAAGGGCATTTGGAACATGACATACCGCAAAGGGACATTCTGTAGACAGCAAGCACCTCTTAATAGTGCCCTCTAGTGTTGTTTTTGGTGCTGCACTGGTGTTTATGTACAATCCAGATTTACTAGCAGTACTGAGTGCAGTCCGTGTGAAAATGTAGTCCATACCACAGCAAACTTTACG
This region includes:
- the LOC118422976 gene encoding centrosomal protein of 57 kDa-like isoform X2 translates to MADRFGSPSPYDGSPGRPTTYQPEGASGFDRSPSLASYQEYPPTRPFINYPEYTRSPSKPVSTFPESNSRAVISALKGLQDKIRKLELERTLAEDNLRSLASETQQYKNALQKRDSEEEEERLEVREPTIPLSRHSQAKPRASFQQMMDQLSQGEAKCQAMNGKLNDTQSELWRAYLPLHAGSDADTHATIIPEIESQLGAAEQRCNLLEKQLDYMRKMVQNAETERNRAMERQVALERERDTYTRREALGKADKLADLEREQQKLVAMQTLAENKIKELQERLKEEQHQRKLVQQRTNELQTQAETNRILLEAASPQSSPKPKKKKVKKKKASKQQCSSRPRTQPGTHYRLNLGDIPFVAGKSTTPSHSLGANVQRVIALMKRHNPALCNDQMANRKTARRLLPSSGDSSTASASESELSDLLQGLQDEFGQMSFEHQDLTQQIREAEDTLGREDLERELEQLVKRMEAKGEQIAKLRKHKMQLKKHKPRPRSADVKSVAIPLSEQASEVQVVTTVTTKGGGAAPIRVVRNPGQVEVKRRMLKDMQTLQTSLRRDDLYWDC
- the LOC118422976 gene encoding centrosomal protein of 57 kDa-like isoform X3; translated protein: MADRFGSPSPYDGSPGRPTTYQPEGASGFDRSPSLASYQEYPPTRPFINYPEYTRSPSKPVSTFPESNSRAVISALKGLQDKIRKLELERTLAEDNLRSLASETQQYKNALQKRDSEEEEERLEVREPTIPLSRHSQAKPRASFQQMMDQLSQGEAKCQAMNGKLNEIESQLGAAEQRCNLLEKQLDYMRKMVQNAETERNRAMERQVALERERDTYTRDERTSVPDSSPAHRREALGKADKLADLEREQQKLVAMQTLAENKIKELQERLKEEQHQRKLVQQRTNELQTQAETNRILLEAASPQSSPKPKKKKVKKKKASKQQCSSRPRTQPGTHYRLNLGDIPFVAGKSTTPSHSLGANVQRVIALMKRHNPALCNDQMANRKTARRLLPSSGDSSTASASESELSDLLQGLQDEFGQMSFEHQDLTQQIREAEDTLGREDLERELEQLVKRMEAKGEQIAKLRKHKMQLKKHKPRPRSADVKSVAIPLSEQASEVQVVTTVTTKGGGAAPIRVVRNPGQVEVKRRMLKDMQTLQTSLRRDDLYWDC
- the LOC118422976 gene encoding centrosomal protein of 57 kDa-like isoform X1, encoding MADRFGSPSPYDGSPGRPTTYQPEGASGFDRSPSLASYQEYPPTRPFINYPEYTRSPSKPVSTFPESNSRAVISALKGLQDKIRKLELERTLAEDNLRSLASETQQYKNALQKRDSEEEEERLEVREPTIPLSRHSQAKPRASFQQMMDQLSQGEAKCQAMNGKLNDTQSELWRAYLPLHAGSDADTHATIIPEIESQLGAAEQRCNLLEKQLDYMRKMVQNAETERNRAMERQVALERERDTYTRDERTSVPDSSPAHRREALGKADKLADLEREQQKLVAMQTLAENKIKELQERLKEEQHQRKLVQQRTNELQTQAETNRILLEAASPQSSPKPKKKKVKKKKASKQQCSSRPRTQPGTHYRLNLGDIPFVAGKSTTPSHSLGANVQRVIALMKRHNPALCNDQMANRKTARRLLPSSGDSSTASASESELSDLLQGLQDEFGQMSFEHQDLTQQIREAEDTLGREDLERELEQLVKRMEAKGEQIAKLRKHKMQLKKHKPRPRSADVKSVAIPLSEQASEVQVVTTVTTKGGGAAPIRVVRNPGQVEVKRRMLKDMQTLQTSLRRDDLYWDC
- the LOC118422976 gene encoding centrosomal protein of 57 kDa-like isoform X5; translated protein: MADRFGSPSPYDGSPGRPTTYQPEGASGFDRSPSLASYQEYPPTRPFINYPEYTRSPSKPVSTFPESNSRAVISALKGLQDKIRKLELERTLAEDNLRSLASETQQYKNALQKRDSEEEEERLEVREPTIPLSRHSQAKPRASFQQMMDQLSQGEAKCQAMNGKLNDTQSELWRAYLPLHAGSDADTHATIIPEIESQLGAAEQRCNLLEKQLDYMRKMVQNAETERNRAMERQVALERERDTYTRDERTSVPDSSPAHRREALGKADKLADLEREQQKLVAMQTLAENKIKELQERLKEEQHQRKLVQQRTNELQTQAETNRILLEAASPQSSPKPKKKKVKKKKASKQQCSSRPRTQPGTHYRLNLGDIPFVAGKMANRKTARRLLPSSGDSSTASASESELSDLLQGLQDEFGQMSFEHQDLTQQIREAEDTLGREDLERELEQLVKRMEAKGEQIAKLRKHKMQLKKHKPRPRSADVKSVAIPLSEQASEVQVVTTVTTKGGGAAPIRVVRNPGQVEVKRRMLKDMQTLQTSLRRDDLYWDC
- the LOC118422976 gene encoding centrosomal protein of 57 kDa-like isoform X4; its protein translation is MADRFGSPSPYDGSPGRPTTYQPEGASGFDRSPSLASYQEYPPTRPFINYPEYTRSPSKPVSTFPESNSRAVISALKGLQDKIRKLELERTLAEDNLRSLASETQQYKNALQKRDSEEEEERLEVREPTIPLSRHSQDTQSELWRAYLPLHAGSDADTHATIIPEIESQLGAAEQRCNLLEKQLDYMRKMVQNAETERNRAMERQVALERERDTYTRDERTSVPDSSPAHRREALGKADKLADLEREQQKLVAMQTLAENKIKELQERLKEEQHQRKLVQQRTNELQTQAETNRILLEAASPQSSPKPKKKKVKKKKASKQQCSSRPRTQPGTHYRLNLGDIPFVAGKSTTPSHSLGANVQRVIALMKRHNPALCNDQMANRKTARRLLPSSGDSSTASASESELSDLLQGLQDEFGQMSFEHQDLTQQIREAEDTLGREDLERELEQLVKRMEAKGEQIAKLRKHKMQLKKHKPRPRSADVKSVAIPLSEQASEVQVVTTVTTKGGGAAPIRVVRNPGQVEVKRRMLKDMQTLQTSLRRDDLYWDC